A window of Phyllobacterium sp. T1293 contains these coding sequences:
- the choV gene encoding choline ABC transporter ATP-binding protein, translating to MTAITLENVCIIFGKKTEGALSLADQGKSRSDIQAETGHVLGVHNCSITIAEGEILVLMGLSGSGKSTLLRAINRLNPISRGSVVVHHGGRSVDVGKADKNTLRDLRKHLVSMVFQQFGLLPWRTVEENVGFGLELSGVSKEDRAEAVEQQLALVNLKDWAKRKVGELSGGMQQRVGLARAFATGAPILLMDEPFSALDPLIRTRLQDELLSLQERLKKTIVFVSHDLDEAMKIGNRIAIMEGGRIIQCGTAQDILLNPANDYVADFVANMNPLGVLTAGDIMVPLDRTRSTTNRPFAATARRDTPVRQVMQAVSKNGGDVGIVENGAILGMISADDIVRGLLKHQRN from the coding sequence ATGACCGCGATTACACTCGAAAACGTTTGCATCATATTCGGCAAAAAGACCGAGGGCGCGCTGTCACTGGCTGATCAGGGCAAAAGCCGCTCGGATATTCAGGCGGAAACCGGCCATGTGCTTGGCGTCCACAATTGCTCGATCACCATTGCCGAAGGTGAAATCCTTGTGCTGATGGGCCTGTCAGGCTCGGGTAAATCCACGCTTCTGCGCGCGATCAATCGCCTCAATCCGATTTCCCGCGGATCGGTTGTCGTGCATCACGGCGGACGCTCTGTTGATGTCGGCAAAGCCGACAAGAACACCCTGCGCGATCTGCGCAAACACCTTGTCTCCATGGTGTTCCAGCAGTTCGGCCTGTTGCCTTGGCGCACGGTGGAAGAGAATGTCGGTTTCGGCCTCGAACTCTCAGGGGTTTCCAAGGAAGATCGTGCAGAAGCTGTTGAGCAGCAGCTGGCTCTGGTCAATCTGAAGGATTGGGCCAAACGCAAGGTCGGTGAACTCTCCGGCGGTATGCAGCAGCGCGTTGGCCTCGCCCGCGCCTTCGCGACAGGCGCACCGATCCTGCTCATGGACGAGCCATTCTCGGCGCTTGATCCGCTCATTCGCACCCGGCTTCAGGATGAACTACTCAGCCTGCAGGAACGGCTGAAGAAGACCATCGTCTTCGTCAGTCACGATCTCGATGAAGCCATGAAAATCGGCAACCGCATCGCCATCATGGAAGGCGGCCGCATCATCCAGTGCGGTACGGCGCAGGACATCCTGCTCAATCCCGCCAATGACTATGTGGCTGATTTCGTTGCCAATATGAATCCCCTTGGCGTTCTGACCGCTGGCGATATCATGGTGCCGCTCGACCGCACCCGATCAACCACCAACCGCCCCTTCGCCGCAACCGCGCGGCGCGATACGCCGGTGCGTCAGGTCATGCAGGCGGTATCAAAGAATGGCGGCGATGTTGGCATTGTCGAGAATGGTGCCATCCTCGGCATGATATCCGCAGACGATATTGTCCGGGGCCTACTAAAGCATCAGAGAAATTAG
- a CDS encoding ABC transporter ATP-binding protein yields the protein MALLEIKNLSVGFDTSSGQFMAVQGIDLHVEAREVLAIVGESGSGKSVAMLAVMGLLPKTATVTADKMVFNGHDMLTMSTKQRREIVGRDVAMIFQEPMASLNPCFTVGFQLEEVLRFHMKMDAKARRKRAIELLQQVGIPTPEERLNSFPHQMSGGQCQRVMIAIAIACNPKLLIADEPTTALDVTIQKQILDLLVSLQAKHGMGLIMITHDMGVVAETADRVIVQYKGRKMEEADVLSLFETPKSPYTRALLSALPENATGDRLSTVADFMKNEAANAGAAS from the coding sequence ATGGCTCTGCTTGAAATCAAGAATCTTTCGGTTGGGTTCGACACGAGTTCCGGCCAGTTCATGGCGGTGCAGGGTATCGACCTTCATGTTGAAGCCCGCGAAGTTCTGGCCATCGTCGGCGAGTCCGGTTCCGGTAAATCCGTGGCCATGCTCGCCGTCATGGGACTGTTGCCAAAGACCGCAACTGTGACCGCTGACAAAATGGTTTTCAATGGTCATGACATGCTGACCATGAGCACCAAACAACGCCGGGAAATCGTTGGCCGCGACGTGGCGATGATTTTTCAGGAGCCCATGGCTAGCCTCAATCCGTGCTTTACAGTTGGTTTCCAGCTGGAAGAAGTTTTGCGCTTTCACATGAAAATGGATGCCAAGGCACGGCGCAAGCGGGCCATCGAACTGCTTCAGCAGGTGGGTATTCCCACGCCGGAAGAACGGCTGAATTCGTTCCCGCACCAGATGTCTGGTGGTCAATGCCAGCGCGTCATGATTGCCATCGCGATTGCGTGCAATCCAAAGTTGCTGATTGCCGACGAGCCGACGACAGCGCTTGACGTGACGATCCAGAAGCAGATTCTCGACCTGCTGGTCAGCCTGCAAGCCAAGCATGGCATGGGCCTGATCATGATCACCCACGACATGGGCGTTGTTGCTGAAACCGCTGATCGCGTGATTGTTCAGTACAAGGGGCGCAAAATGGAGGAAGCCGACGTGCTTTCGCTGTTTGAAACACCCAAAAGCCCATATACGCGTGCCCTTCTGTCTGCCTTGCCGGAAAATGCGACGGGCGACCGCCTGTCAACCGTTGCAGACTTCATGAAGAACGAAGCCGCCAATGCAGGAGCAGCATCATGA
- a CDS encoding thymidine kinase, with protein MAKLYFSYSTMNAGKSTMLLQASYNYQERGMRTMMFTAGHYAENGVGVISSRLGVTAAAELYRDEDNLFERIAVAHGENALSCVFVDEAQFLTKEQVWQLARVADRLHLPVMCFGLRTDFQGKLFPGSAELLAIADSLREIRTICHCGSKATMVVRHDSAGKAIVEGDQVSIEKSVYVSLCRKHWEEETGRIASDH; from the coding sequence ATGGCAAAACTCTATTTCAGCTACTCGACGATGAATGCCGGCAAGTCCACCATGCTCCTGCAGGCATCTTACAATTATCAGGAACGCGGCATGCGAACGATGATGTTCACCGCGGGCCATTACGCCGAAAACGGCGTTGGCGTGATTTCTTCCCGCCTTGGCGTGACCGCTGCCGCCGAACTTTATCGCGATGAAGACAATCTGTTTGAACGGATTGCCGTGGCACATGGCGAAAATGCGCTGAGCTGTGTTTTCGTCGATGAAGCGCAGTTCCTGACCAAGGAACAGGTATGGCAGTTGGCGCGCGTGGCTGACAGGCTGCATCTGCCCGTCATGTGCTTTGGATTGCGCACCGATTTTCAGGGCAAGCTGTTTCCGGGTTCAGCCGAGCTTCTGGCGATTGCCGATTCATTGCGTGAAATCAGGACCATCTGTCATTGCGGCTCGAAAGCCACCATGGTGGTCCGGCACGATTCGGCAGGGAAGGCTATTGTCGAGGGCGATCAGGTTTCGATCGAGAAATCGGTCTATGTCTCACTTTGCCGCAAGCATTGGGAAGAAGAAACCGGGCGGATCGCTTCGGATCACTAG
- a CDS encoding choline ABC transporter substrate-binding protein: MKMLAKLTVSLALTLAAGTAFAAEPESCKSVRFADVGWTDVTSTTAATTEVLKALGYTTDIKVLSVPVTYASLGKKDIDVFLGNWMPTQQADITPYLENKTVEDLGPNLTGAKYTLAVPQYLYDKGLKDFKDIAKFKDELGGKIYGIEPGNDGNRLILGMIEKDQFGLKGFQLAESSEQGMLAQVAKDSKGKKPIVFLGWEPHPMNANFKLAYLSGGDDVFGKDFGGAIIHTNVRTGYTTECPNIGKLLANLKFNLKMENEIMGKILDDGEDAQKAATEWLKANPAILDTWLAGVTTVDGKEGLPAVKKSLGL; this comes from the coding sequence ATGAAAATGTTGGCTAAACTCACTGTTTCACTGGCTCTCACACTCGCTGCGGGCACCGCTTTTGCCGCCGAGCCCGAGAGTTGCAAGTCCGTTCGATTCGCCGATGTCGGCTGGACAGACGTCACATCGACCACTGCAGCAACGACCGAAGTGCTGAAAGCGCTCGGCTACACCACCGACATCAAGGTCCTGTCCGTGCCGGTGACCTACGCCTCGCTTGGCAAGAAGGATATCGACGTTTTCCTCGGCAACTGGATGCCGACCCAGCAGGCCGATATCACGCCTTATCTTGAGAACAAGACCGTGGAAGATCTCGGTCCGAACCTGACGGGCGCGAAATATACGCTGGCTGTTCCGCAGTACCTTTATGATAAGGGCCTGAAGGACTTCAAGGACATTGCCAAGTTCAAGGACGAACTGGGTGGCAAAATTTATGGCATCGAACCGGGTAATGACGGCAACCGTCTTATTCTCGGCATGATCGAAAAGGACCAGTTTGGCTTGAAGGGCTTCCAGCTCGCCGAATCCTCCGAACAGGGTATGCTGGCACAGGTCGCCAAAGACTCGAAGGGCAAGAAACCAATCGTTTTCCTCGGTTGGGAACCGCACCCCATGAACGCCAACTTCAAGCTCGCCTATCTCTCGGGCGGTGACGATGTATTTGGCAAGGATTTCGGCGGCGCAATCATCCACACCAATGTGCGCACTGGCTACACGACCGAATGCCCGAATATCGGCAAGCTGCTCGCCAATCTGAAGTTCAATCTAAAGATGGAAAACGAGATCATGGGCAAGATTCTCGACGATGGCGAAGATGCACAGAAAGCTGCGACCGAATGGCTGAAAGCCAATCCGGCCATTCTCGACACCTGGCTCGCCGGTGTGACGACAGTGGATGGCAAGGAAGGCCTGCCAGCGGTCAAGAAGTCTCTCGGTCTTTAA
- a CDS encoding ABC transporter permease subunit: MSRFSEFWFYFSVNKGAVIGLATLIFLVLVAVFGPFIAPHAPYEQFRESLLTPPAWQEGGNSTFLLGTDAVGRDLLSRLIYGARFSLFIGLIVVTLSMVTGVILGVLAGYFRGWVDALIMRIMDIILAFPPLLLALVLVAILGPGLFNAMIAIALVLQPHFARLTRAAVMSEKNREYVVAAKLAGAGHIRLMFKTILPNCLAPLIVQGTLSFSNAILEAAALGFLGMGAQPPTPEWGTMLAEAREFILRAWWVVTFPGLAILITVLAINLVGDGLRDALDPKLKRS, from the coding sequence ATGAGCCGGTTTTCGGAATTCTGGTTCTATTTCAGCGTCAACAAGGGCGCTGTCATAGGGCTTGCCACCCTGATTTTTCTGGTGCTCGTTGCAGTCTTCGGACCATTCATCGCTCCGCATGCGCCATACGAACAGTTTCGCGAATCGCTGCTGACCCCACCCGCATGGCAGGAAGGCGGTAATTCGACATTTCTGCTGGGTACAGACGCTGTTGGTCGTGATTTGCTCTCGCGTCTGATTTATGGCGCACGCTTCTCGCTGTTCATCGGTTTGATTGTCGTGACGCTTTCCATGGTCACGGGCGTGATCCTTGGTGTTCTTGCCGGCTACTTCCGCGGCTGGGTCGATGCGCTGATCATGCGCATTATGGATATCATTCTCGCTTTCCCGCCGTTGCTGCTGGCGCTGGTGCTGGTGGCAATTCTCGGACCGGGATTGTTTAACGCGATGATTGCCATTGCGCTGGTTCTGCAACCACATTTTGCGCGCCTTACGCGTGCCGCTGTGATGAGCGAAAAGAACCGCGAATATGTGGTCGCCGCAAAGCTTGCCGGTGCTGGCCATATACGTCTGATGTTCAAGACAATCCTGCCAAACTGTCTGGCGCCGTTGATCGTGCAGGGAACGCTCTCGTTCTCGAATGCCATTCTTGAAGCGGCAGCGCTTGGCTTCCTTGGCATGGGCGCACAACCGCCCACACCAGAATGGGGTACGATGTTGGCGGAAGCCCGCGAATTCATCCTGCGCGCCTGGTGGGTTGTTACATTCCCCGGTCTCGCAATCCTGATTACTGTGCTTGCAATCAACCTCGTTGGTGACGGCTTGCGCGACGCCCTCGATCCCAAACTGAAGAGGAGCTGA
- the choW gene encoding choline ABC transporter permease subunit, with the protein MDWLTQDKIPVGKTAKAVVDWLTNNFAGFFDGLAYIMQSFIDGLMFILKYPHPLIMVVVFSAIAYALRRSIAVTLLTLLGFLFILNQGYWKETMETLTLVLSSCILCMGIGVPIGIIAAHRPKFYSAIRPVLDLMQTLPTFVYLIPAIVFFGIGMVPGLIATAIFVLPAPIRLTHLGVSSTPQHLVEAGEAFGASSRQLLWKIELPYAMPQILAGLTQTIMLSLSMVVIAALVGADGLGVPVVRALNSVNTALGFEAGLVIVVVAIVLDRIFRPGKEPGE; encoded by the coding sequence TTGGACTGGCTAACACAAGACAAGATTCCGGTAGGCAAGACGGCAAAAGCCGTCGTCGACTGGCTCACGAACAATTTCGCCGGGTTTTTCGATGGCCTCGCCTACATCATGCAGTCGTTCATCGACGGACTGATGTTTATCCTGAAATATCCCCACCCGCTGATCATGGTCGTCGTCTTTTCAGCGATAGCCTATGCGTTGCGCCGGTCAATCGCCGTCACGCTGCTGACGCTCCTCGGATTCCTGTTCATTCTCAATCAGGGCTATTGGAAGGAAACGATGGAGACACTGACGCTGGTGCTCTCCTCCTGCATCCTGTGCATGGGCATTGGCGTACCCATCGGCATTATCGCCGCCCACAGGCCAAAATTCTATTCGGCCATCCGTCCCGTGCTTGATCTCATGCAGACGCTGCCAACCTTCGTCTATCTGATCCCAGCCATTGTTTTCTTCGGCATCGGCATGGTTCCCGGCCTCATCGCCACCGCAATCTTTGTGCTTCCCGCTCCGATCCGGCTGACGCATCTTGGCGTTTCCTCGACACCTCAACATCTGGTCGAAGCAGGCGAGGCCTTCGGCGCATCCTCGCGCCAGCTCCTGTGGAAGATCGAGCTTCCCTATGCCATGCCGCAGATTCTGGCTGGCCTGACCCAGACCATCATGCTGTCGCTTTCCATGGTGGTTATTGCGGCGCTGGTTGGGGCCGACGGCCTCGGCGTTCCCGTCGTCCGCGCGCTCAATTCCGTTAATACGGCGCTTGGTTTCGAAGCAGGCCTTGTCATCGTGGTCGTTGCCATTGTTCTCGACCGTATCTTCCGTCCCGGCAAGGAGCCAGGTGAATGA
- a CDS encoding ABC transporter ATP-binding protein translates to MSEIVLEGRNIVRDYHVGGGLFGKPKTVRAVKGVSFTLEKGKTLAIVGESGCGKSTLGRILTLIDPQSEGELLIDGKPINIAKDRVTPEMRRKVQIIFQNPYGSLNPRQKIGEVLGEPLLLNTNKTAAERRELAMQMLVKVGLGPEHYNRYPHMFSGGQRQRIAIARALMMSPSLLVLDEPVSALDLSVQAQVLNLLADLQDEFNLTYVFISHDLSVVRYIADEVMVMYYGEVVEYGTREEVFSNPQHSYTKTLFAATPKSDVASIRARLEKKKAAA, encoded by the coding sequence ATGAGCGAGATCGTTCTTGAAGGACGCAATATCGTCCGTGACTATCACGTTGGTGGCGGCCTCTTTGGCAAGCCCAAGACAGTGCGTGCGGTCAAGGGCGTCAGCTTTACACTGGAAAAGGGCAAGACCCTTGCTATTGTCGGCGAGAGCGGTTGCGGTAAGTCGACACTTGGCCGCATTCTGACGCTGATTGATCCGCAGTCCGAAGGCGAATTGCTGATCGATGGCAAGCCCATCAACATCGCCAAGGATCGGGTAACACCGGAAATGCGCCGCAAGGTGCAGATCATTTTCCAGAATCCCTATGGATCGCTGAACCCGCGCCAGAAAATTGGTGAAGTCCTGGGTGAGCCATTGCTGCTCAACACCAACAAGACCGCAGCAGAACGGCGCGAGCTTGCCATGCAGATGCTGGTCAAGGTCGGGCTTGGTCCTGAGCATTACAACCGCTATCCGCATATGTTCTCCGGTGGTCAGCGTCAGCGTATTGCCATTGCGAGGGCCTTGATGATGAGCCCGAGCCTGCTGGTGCTGGACGAGCCGGTTTCGGCGCTCGATCTTTCGGTGCAGGCACAGGTGCTCAACCTGCTGGCGGATCTGCAGGACGAGTTCAACCTGACCTATGTGTTCATCAGCCATGACCTGTCGGTGGTGCGCTACATCGCCGATGAGGTGATGGTGATGTATTATGGCGAAGTGGTTGAGTATGGCACGCGCGAGGAAGTCTTCTCGAACCCGCAGCACAGCTATACCAAGACGCTGTTTGCTGCGACGCCAAAGTCTGATGTTGCCAGTATCCGGGCGCGGTTGGAGAAGAAAAAAGCGGCTGCCTGA